In Drosophila innubila isolate TH190305 chromosome 2R unlocalized genomic scaffold, UK_Dinn_1.0 1_C_2R, whole genome shotgun sequence, the following are encoded in one genomic region:
- the LOC117783209 gene encoding RNA polymerase II subunit A C-terminal domain phosphatase, translating to MQKTSEEDKTHTSQIASKPRNDADDGGGGGSGGGAANRIVVNAALGATETRIRINKWRVREGQFVSAAQILFLYQQLGDDGKPIKKDDTTIHKYKSNRAGVVKKRLRKEGEIVIKGDALLELSECIHTTVIKDMCADCGADLRQNENGQTSEASVPMVHTMPDLKVTQKLAQKLGHDDTRRLLADRKLVLLVDLDQTVIHTTNDTVPDNIKGIYHFQLYGPQSPWYHTRLRPGTAEFLERMSQLYELHICTFGARNYAHMIAQLLDPDGKFFSHRILSRDECFNATSKTDNLKALFPNGDSMVCIIDDREDVWNMASNLIQVKPYHFFQHTGDINAPPGLSKHELDGEGVDFKEIDKIAEKKPSESVDKESTKTEDVDADKGDNTVSSTSKDEEVNEESVDVFELESEAKDVETTSTSSHTETKEIAVNSVDKLNGKASAEEVMVVDENSSGLSEQETQNNAKHGSDSDDINVTDDLPSDNSKGSNNAEKSAPKKEDDESIASSTSGEDKRGPEVEDDTAEGSDDVATTSQQQSTSPNVKITNDGQKQIEIEDPDDYLLYLEVILRNIHKRFYAIYDETTEIPDLKIIVPKIRCEVLRGQNLVFSGLVPTQMKLEQSRAYFIAKSLGAEVQSNISKEITHLVAVNAGTYKVNAAKKELNIKVVNANWLWACAERWEHVEERLFPLDRKVRNKGRQPPAHCHSPEHVVNYSERSEISPSSSMQQEQGGNFRETLNPLLVFTNADIADMNKDYDTFFESDSSSDEGPVNFENPPMDKKLLKRKREDESSNRAHDFFTRSEDVLMGAPTADTADFDKSSNEGDENDDEENEEDDDEMPSAKFRRGEELPSDLEMGSDSNSENNNQEDDDGEWNMMGAALEREFLGLED from the exons ATGCAAAAGACCAGCGAAGAGGATAAGACGCATACCAGCCAGATTGCGTCCAAGCCAAGAAACGATGCGGACgacggcggcggcggtggaAGCGGTGGCGGTGCCGCCAATCGCATTGTTGTAAATGCAGCACTTGGAGCGACAGAGACACGCATACGAATCAATAAATGGCGCGTACGCGAAGGACAATTCGTTTCTGCGGCACAGATTCTGTTCTTGTACCAGCAGCTCGGCGATGATGGGAAACCTATTAAGAAAGACGATACCACAATCCATAAGTATAAATCAAATCGTGCTGGTGTGGTCAAAAAGCGTCTACGCAAGGAAGGCGAAATTGTGATAAAAGG AGATGCGCTTTTGGAGTTATCCGAATGCATACACACAACCGTTATCAAGGACATGTGCGCAGACTGCGGCGCTGATTTGCGCCAAAACGAAAAT GGACAAACATCTGAGGCATCGGTACCGATGGTCCACACAATGCCCGACTTGAAAGTTACCCAGAAGCTGGCTCAGAAATTGGGACACGATGATACACGCCGCCTGCTCGCTGATCGTAAACTGGTTTTGTTGGTGGATCTCGATCAGACTGTCATACACACTACCAACGACACAGTGCCGGACAACATCAAGGGCATCTATCATTTTCAGTTGTATGGACCTCAGTCTCCCTGGTATCACACGCGACTGCGCCCTGGCACCGCCGAATTCCTGGAGCGCATGTCCCAGCTGTATGAACTACATATTTGCACATTTGGCGCTCGAAACTATGCGCACATGATTGCACAGCTGCTGGATCCCGATGGCAAGTTCTTTTCCCATCGCATTTTGTCGCGCGATGAATGCTTCAATGCCACCAGCAAGACCGATAATCTAAA GGCACTTTTTCCAAATGGCGATTCCATGGTCTGCATTATCGATGATCGTGAGGATGTTTGGAACATGGCCTCCAATTTGATACAAGTGAAACCTTACCACTTCTTCCAACACACTGGCGATATAAATGCGCCGCCTGGTCTGTCCAAGCATGAACTAGATGGCGAGGGTGTTGATTTCAAAG aaattgataaaatagCCGAAAAGAAGCCGTCGGAGAGTGTTGACAAGGAGTCGACGAAAACCGAGGATGTTGATGCTGACAAGGGCGACAATACAGTTTCCAGCACAAGTAAGGACGAGGAGGTTAATGAAGAGTCTGTGGACGTTTTTGAGCTGGAAAGTGAAGCAAAAGATGTAGAGACAACAAGCACATCCAGCCATACAGAAACTAAAGAAATCGCTGTAAATAGTGTCGATAAACTGAATGGAAAGGCATCTGCCGAAGAAGTCATGGTTGTAGATGAGAATTCATCTGGTTTGTCAGAGCAAGAGACACAGAACAATGCGAAGCACGGCAGCGATAGCGATGACATCAATGTCACTGATGATTTGCCCTCGGATAACTCAAAAGGCAGCAACAATGCTGAGAAATCGGCGCCCAAGAAAGAGGATGACGAAAGCATCGCATCGTCGACCAGCGGCGAAGATAAGCGTGGGCCAGAGGTCGAAGATGACACAGCAGAAGGTAGCGATGATGTGGCCACAACATCACAACAACAGAGCACCAGCccaaatgttaaaataaccAACGATGGGcagaaacaaattgaaatcgaGGATCCCGATGATTATTTACTCTATCTGGAGGTTATTCTGCGCAACATTCACAAGCGCTTCTATGCGATCTACGATGAGACTACAGAAATACCCGATCTCAAGATAATTGTGCCGAAGATTCGTTGCGAAGTGCTGCGTGGACAGAATCTAGTCTTTTCCGGCTTGGTGCCAACACAAATGAAACTGGAGCAATCAAGGGCGTACTTTATAGCCAAGAGTTTGGGTGCCGAGGTGCAGTCAAACATAAGCAAGGAAATAACACATCTGGTTGCCGTCAATGCTGGTACCTATAAGGTTAATGCAGCCAAAAAGGAGCTCAACATTAAGGTGGTCAACGCCAATTGGTTGTGGGCCTGTGCCGAGCGCTGGGAGCATGTAGAGGAGCGTCTCTTTCCGCTGGATCGCAAGGTGCGCAACAAGGGCAGACAACCACCGGCACATTGCCACAGTCCCGAGCATGTGGTCAACTATAGTGAGAGATCTGAGATATCGCCATCGAGCAGCATGCAACAGGAGCAAGGTGGCAACTTCCGTGAAACGCTTAATCCATTGCTGGTCTTCACCAACGCAGACATTGCAGACATGAACAAGGACTATGATACCTTCTTTGAGTCTGATTCGTCTAGTGATGAGGGACCCGTCAACTTTG aaaatccGCCTATGGATAAGAAGTTACTAAAGCGTAAGCGTGAGGATGAGAGCTCGAACCGTGCCCACGATTTCTTTACACGCTCCGAGGATGTCCTGATGGGAGCGCCAACTGCAGACACTGCAGATTTCGACAAGAGCTCCAACGAGGGCGATGAAAACGACGATGAGGAAAACGAGGAAGATGATGACGAGATGCCAAGTGCCAAGTTTCGGCGTG GCGAGGAGCTGCCATCTGATTTAGAAATGGGTTCGGATTCAAACAGCGAGAACAACAATCAAGAGGATGACGACGGTGAATGGAATATGATGGGCGCTGCATTGGAGCGTGAATTTCTTGGCCTTGAAGATTAG